From the genome of Seriola aureovittata isolate HTS-2021-v1 ecotype China chromosome 18, ASM2101889v1, whole genome shotgun sequence:
TTCTTCCTGAAAGACGTCATCAACGTTTTTTTAGACCCACAGCATCTCACCACCTGTAACGTGGTACACTGCGTACTACACATCCGTCTACAGCTGCAGTATCTTACATATCTTATCTTTTCTTACATTGTATAATATGCTACTTGTCAGCAGGTATTTTAccacaaaacaaatctgtgtatgtgtacacacaaaaaaataaactgccttagagctaaaaaaaaaaaaaaacactaaaaaaacaGTGTAGTCTACTGAATATGACCTCACTCCAAAACACGTTTAAAGCTTAACAAAGTTAAGTTTGTTAAGCTTGAATCACCTAAAACAGTTAATATAAAGGTTAGTACTCATTTAATTCACATTAacttttaataatttatttaattcttaACTCCTCTCTTGCATTTCTTACTCATGAAGCCTTTGTATTTTGTCTGCATcagaatattattttttcatccaCTCTTATTAATGTCCACACCTGTCCGCAGCTGTTTCCTGGAACATCCCTGCGGTCCAGAAGCAGCCAGTTAACTCCTTGTTGTTACTGTTCTTCATGGTTCcctgcagagagcagctgtaATGACAACACAAGTTTtgtattttggtttgtttcatAACTTCATAATTTGCATCTATGTGAAGAATCCTGATGTGATTTGACTGTTGAGTCCTGGTTCAACTGCAGCTTCACTTTTATAACACTACAGAGTGATATAACATATTGAACTGATATGATGGATCACAGTTCGGTGTGTACGGGCAGTGACAGGCTGAGTTCGAGGCTCCGCAGGCATTAGTAAAGAGCTTAAATTAAAGGTGATGAGAGAAGTCATTGATGCCCTGACCAATGATAAAGGAGCCGTTGATATTGAGTGGGGATACCTTGAAGGGAAGGTAGGGTAGGTAGAGAATCTGAATGAGGCTCCTAAATGGTtgtaatatatacatatatatcaaaGGACATATAATCAAGAACAATCAAAACATTTAAGATAATGGTGCAAGGACTTGAATTAAAAATCACTCCCAGCCGTTCTTTTCAGTTTTCCAGTCTGACTGCTTCGCTTGGCGTCTctagaggaagaggaaatgatCCTGTGAGAACTCTGTCAAGATGGTCAAGAATGGCACAGTGCAGAGAGCTGAGCTGAGAAAATGCATCAGCAGTTGATGGCTGAGGCTGAGTTCCCTCAGGTAGCTGCATGATGAAGAGGTGGCCGACCTCCTGAAGCACACCgaatatttaaatgtcactgcagGGCCCGGTGGTGACGGCCTGCCTGCAAAACACGCAAGCAGATATCGATGCAGCAGCTGTCCACAATGACCGGGGGGGGACTAAAAAGTGACACAAGAATAAGTAGGACAACCTAAAGACTTGCTATGGACGAGGTGAGCATGTGAAACAGCTGACATCATCTGCTGCATATCATGCTGAACCTGGATGCAGAGACTATCACTTACAGGAAGAGATGAGGTGTCGTCACTGAGGCTGCAACAGGTGAGatgatttaaaatgttgcaaaaaacTTTAATATAACAGTAAAATCAGAATCTCATCTCCTTACTCCCAACCAGCATCAACCGAATAACAGCACCAAAGCCATCTTGTAGTGTTGCAGGTGTCTAAATGTCAGCCCAGGCTGCTGAGACCTTTAAGTCGAGGGTGGGGCTATTTTAGTACTGAGTAAACCTTTGGGATTACTGTTGTATAATAAGAGCTCCGTATGTAccctgagcagcagcaacagctacAGAGAACCACAGATCTTCCAGCACAAACCACCAAACTTTAACCAGCTCTTCCTGTCAGACTAGTTAAACCATTCGTGTAACTCGTGTGTACcaactcacttcctgtttgaactCTTTGTCATGTGAATAGCAGGTGATAATATAAGGCATGTTGGATGTTCGAACTGTCATATGGTGAAGCCTCTGACTTTGTTTCTAAAATGAACCCTTGGACTACATTAACCCTCATAtcattgacagaaaaatatgtgCACTGTTGACTGAATGTAAGACACCATTATTAAAgatatttaaagttatttattgTTCCTGTGTTTTAGCGCAGTGTAAAGATCGATtctggtgggaaaaaaaaaggggaatgGAAACCAAATATTCACTGCTTTGTTGATTGACACTTCCAACAACAGTATCCACAGACACGTCAAACGCCTACATCAGAATATTTGACAACTTGGTGTGCAATCCTGACAGCTATTTCTCAAACAGTATAAAAATTTGTCCTCGTGATAAAAGAGAATCTTTACAATTCCGAGTTCCTCAAATTTCAACCTTGTACAAGCTGTTATTCAAAGCCGAACAGCAGAAGTCCATATGAAAAAGAACAGATGATGGAGACTGAAATTCTgcacttcacttcctcttcttcctcttcagggCCTTCCACTCTCCCTCCTGAGTGGCCAAGCTGCCAAAGAGCTCCttcaccttcctctttctctctgcatctctgtaACACACAATGCAGAAAAGGTTAAGAGGCTTTCGCCAGAAAAGCGTTTCGTTCACTTCCACATGGAGGTTTCAGTTTTATCCACACCTGTTCATGACTTCATTGAGCTTCTCTCTGGCCAGGAAGCGTGAGTCCTTCCTGATCTCCCTCAGAGCGCCCTTGAACTCCTTCTTGTATTTGTGCTTCAGtcgctccctctctttttcctctctgctgctgccacgCTTCTTTCCATAGTCCAGCCTGACAAATATCAAAGGTGTTGGAGATATTAAAACAGATGCACTACCAGAAAATTTTGTGTTTAATCCTAGCTTTTGAATGGGGCAAATTTTTCAACATCGTTAAAAACAGGCTTTTAATTCCATTTCATTAACTACTTACACTTCAACAATCTTGGGTGTGAGCAGCTTCAGAGGAATCGGCTTCTTCTTCTCAAAAACCAGCGTACTGTGAGTCACAGGGGCACTGCTGATGGCCTCCAGGATCTCACTGTGAAGCTCCTGCAACAAACATTAGTACAAACATAAACTACAATACATCTACAAACTGAAAAATAGTGAGAGACTAACTATTTCAAGCCCATCTGCGACAAACCTGAAAAGGCTCTGGTAATGTTTGGGCTGAGAGATGTTTGGAAAGCAgcgttctgattggctgaaaaatTTGTGGAAAGCATTTGAGGTCTTTGTAGAGCAGGCAGCATCGCTTCACCAAGTCCAGgcaggtaaacaaacacatcaaccTGTGAAGAAATACATGAACATAGATGAACATCTCAGTCTTATTATTTGCTTTTTGACTCATGGTTATTAAGAACAGAGCCAGCACACACATAGAACTCGCCATAGAAAATGACTCTGATCACCCCTCAAACTATTCTTCAACATTACTTCTGTCTGTCACTATTGCTGCATGAGCTCAAATTATAATACATGCGTTCATCTTTACACATTTAGATACACTTTCACTTCAATTCAGTGTACACTCACtgtcccccacctcccctcagAGGAATGCTGTATCACCCTGGCAATAATTACCACAGCTACTAcgctgttcacacacacagctgctggtgtgtgtgtgtgtgtgtgtgtgtgtgtgtgtcactgtacGGCCTGAAGGAACACAGATATTAGAATATGACTGGGCACCAGGTGTGAGGAACAGGAGTCACATGACGTGTCGTGTTCACAACAGTGTGGTAGAGACTGGACTGGGTCAGACTACTTAAAGACAATTTACTGAACGGGTATTTAGGGTTACAGCGAGACCCGGTCCTGCTCATGATGGATTAAAACAGTCTGTATAAAGCGCTGCTTTcaaataaatacactggataAACTAGTGAATACTTTCAGTTAATTCAGacaaattattttgaatttgattaTGAATCTCGTTAAAAGATACTATAAGTTTATTCCTTGTGACTCAAGTACAgcaaataaatgacattaaatgtcTTTCTAATATAACCACTTTGGAGTCTGAGTCACTGTTTTATAGCACGTTACAGGTATTAATTTTAGTAgagtacaaataaaaatgtaattctcaTAAACTGTGCACAGCCATCGTTCGCTGAAGCCTGTTTGCAAGCTTTGCTTTGTGCCCACACACCAGCTGCCGTGTGAAACCATGCTGGCGACTCAAGAGAATCACACGAGTGGATGTATCAGCTCTGATCCATGAAGTCTCTACAGGTAAACAAACTGCTTATAGGAGAGATCTGTATGAGTGCATGTCAGCATGCTTCAATTTCGTCCTCACAGAAGATGAGCTTGACTTTTATCACTTCCTTGAATTAATCAGTCTCACTTCATCTCTTCCTTCCCGTCTCACCATTTCATTCTTCAGCATCTTATTCTGTTCCAAACTGAACATGATAAGCTGTGAtcccccttcctctcttcatACTGGGCCTATAATTTTCTCCATGCAAGTGTTCACTCCTGTTGTTACATGGTATTCTTACATAGATGCACTCTGAGATCTGATGTTTCTGAACTCCAAGCCTCCAGAGGTCAGTGACACACCATATTTACATTTGGTGGATCACTGATTTTTATATTAGACCGCTTTATGTTCCCACTGGTTTTAACCCCCTCGTCCATTTATATAATAGTATAGATAGATAATTTGGCTCccggtaaaaacctcctgaacgactCACCGTTAAGGAAcccaaaccaggagaagcttaCCACAATggtgatgaaaacaacaactctatattgatattcatattttaaagtaATATTAAAGTTTTTGCAAACTGACTGAAATAACATGTATACCACGTCACACTCCTACCTGTGGTGATCTCTGTCAAGGTCATTTTTGAGTTCAAGGTGTTGGACAGCAGACAATGGCAGGTCTTTCTTGCTCCAGCTCTTACAGGACTCGGAGTCTGACAACACCAGCAGATCACTGTTCTTCCCTGATGGCCTAAAAGGCGGCACCACAGTGTAACCTGCAACGCAAAGTCTGTCAGTTCTGTTTCCCCTTACAAACGCTGGCACCAAAACATGCATGACAATCTTGTGGAAATGTGCTGTGACACATCAATGTGCAGCTACCTAGAGAAGCCTTGTCCTGCACGGCCAGGTGTAGTGTTCCAGCCAGAAAGTTGATGAGCTCTGGCAAGAAGCGTTTTGAAAAAGAGACGTACTCCACTGCCAGACAGCACAGCACTAAACCCGACATTACATCCTGTAATGATCTCACTGGACACTGAAGATGTACaaatcacagacaaaaacacagacaggtatGATTATGGAATCAGTACCAAAAAACAATCATCCGCTCACCCAGAAAATCTGTATTACGATTCGCTTCAGTATAAATGCCATGTAAACACAGAGTGTTTCAAGAAATCGGTCTAACTTCAGAAAGCTGTTCTAATCTGGAAACAATGtaattacacacatacatacatatatatatatatatatatatacacacacacttgaaaatgTCTGAATTGTATATggagaaaagcacaaaaagaaTAACGACTAAGGGCTGGATTCAGACCGAAAGAGAGATGGTGAACTCACATTAGAAATAACAATGAtgaagtaacacacacacacacacacacacacacacacacacacacacacacacacacacacacacacacacacacacacacagaggtggtAGGTAGGCAAGAACAAaccaaacagaacaaaaacagctttaacaACACAGATAATAACATAACACACTGAAGGCTGTGTGTACCTTGGTGAGAGTCTGGCTCATGTAAAGCAGTGCTGGAGTTGTAACTGGATGTCTGAAGTCTGAGGTAGGAAACAGCAGCGCTGTCACCTTCAGGTAGACAAGcttgaaacacaaaaacacacacacattaaaaaaaaaaaaaaaaaaaaaaaaaaaaaaaaaaaaaactgtgagagTGCATGACTCCCTCACTTTTCAAAAACCATACAATTCCAAAGTACCAACAACTGCAGACTCAAAAATGATTTAACAACTAGGGCTGAAACTCTTATTTACttgattaatattaaaaatcatCAGCAAATGCTTTGCATCAAATCATTAAGCATTTGATCCATATGACTGAAttaccaaaaacaaacagcaaatcctcatatttgtGAAACTAGAACTAAGAGATACATGgcattttgcttgaaaaataactgaaacgCTTACAATCGTTTTaccaaaatagttgcagatgaATCCattaattgttgcagctttgaTTTAAATCCTCTAAAAATCTCTATACATCCTAGTGAACAATTAACATCTTTATCGTATTCACAGCAACTAATACATACCATGTCCAGCGCTGGGAAAGCAACATGTCCTTTGACCTCAATCACCTCCTCCATGCTGTGACCAGCGTCTCCGAGGATGCTCTGCATGGCCTTACAGGCTACTTCTGGGAACATCTGACACAGAGCGTACAACTCGCTAGAGAGAATTTAAGAAAACAGGAGTGAGAGATGAAGAAACGCATTTGGATTTCAGtagtaaatatttttatttagttgTGAGAAGGAAAAGACTTTTTCTGGACTCACGGTATAAGTTTATCTACGGTGGTGAGGTCAGGTGGACTCCTAGTGGTCAGTTCTCCAATGTACTCCAACAGAAAGCCAAACAGTTTCTgagacaaacataaaataagataaaataaaataattttgtaacctgaaactggttaaaaaaaaagtgtgatacTTGTTTACTAAAATAAAGCCTATTCCATATTGTACCTGCAATTTGAGCTTATTGCCAACAGCCAAACTAGGGTGGTTGGACTTCTGAGTCCTGGCCACGATGAGTCGCTGATTGTCAGGGGTGTGGCCAGAGAGCAAATCTTTCAAATCGGTGTAGctctctggagctggagaaacAGAATGAACAGATTGGGGAGGATGAATGGTGAGGATGAATACTCATCTCATCTTCACTCAGGATACTTACAATGTCTCTATTTGAGATGAATATCAGAAGTAAActccaaaagaaaagaaatgtactCAAGAATTAAACCacctttcttttaaaaaatatctatttgtgtgtgtatttaccaGTGAATGTGTATGGGAGCTCTGCTTTAGCCGCATCCTGCTGGGCCTTCAGCTCCTCTTTGCTCAGACTTTTCTTCGGTTTTGCACTGGGCTCTTTatcctcctgttctctctcctcatcctcgCTTTCTTGCTCAGAGTCCAGATCAGAGTggccatcttcttcttcttcttcttcactgctgccctcctccccctcctcctcatcatcttcgttatcttcatcttcatcatcttgctcctctgcctctgattcctcctcctcacctatctctccctcttcttcatctACATCCCTGTCCTCGTCAGACTCCTCCCCAAGGTTCCATTTTCCATCCTAgacaaataaaaaggtaaatgaataaaaaaggtTCTTTATTGAGGTAAAAATCAATGAAGAGTATTCCAGAGACATTAACCCTCAAATCCCACAGCTTGTGGTGTCTCACACCTGATAAGAAAGGATCTTCTTGTCATCTTTATCCAGGATGAAGCCATCATTTAGGTCATCAGCAGACATGTGGATCTGACTCTGTGCACCTTCCCCGACTTCAtctcccatcatcctcctcagaCGGTCAGCCTGGAGAAAGCACAGAGCAAAAATAAATCTACTATGACACACAACatcaaaacatgtcaaaaataaagttttctctGAGGGAAAAATGTTCAACAGCAACCTCGCACTGAGTGTGTACCTctagtttctgcagcttctccctctcctccctggcGAGCTCCTCTGGGGTTTTCATCTTCTCTGAGGGCTGAGCCTTCATCTCGAAGCCGAGCTCTCTGACCATCATGTCGTACTCTTCCAGCTGGAAGAGAGGAAGCAGAATGACAACAAGAACATATCAGGCTCTGGCACTGATCTAAAGAAAGCACAAAGTGgaggaacaacaacaatttGCTGATTGATTGGTGAATCCCTACCTTGGGCTTCTCCTCCTGCTTGTCAGCATTTTCAGCTTTTGGCGTCTTTTTCACCATCAGCGCCTGGATGTTCTTCCAGTCCTGATCCAGCTTCTCAGTCAGCTCCTgcgcctcctctctctgcacctGCCGCTCGCGCTGATTAAGAAACCAAAAGTTAATCATCTGGACCAAGCCACATCTCCTCA
Proteins encoded in this window:
- the nop14 gene encoding nucleolar protein 14 produces the protein MGKAPKKRSLADKVRKTKTSTEIKNNPFEVKINRKKFDVLGRKSKHDVGLPGVSRSKAINKRKETLLKEYKHKSKSNKFIDRRFGEYDTKMAPEEKILQRFAMERQRVHDKKDVYNLNEEEELTHYGQSLAEMEKYNDLVNSDDESEEKGLLSAELTASHFGGGGGGLLRKKTSGEQQEEEGNQRAKSRQELIEELIQKSKQEKRERQVQREEAQELTEKLDQDWKNIQALMVKKTPKAENADKQEEKPKLEEYDMMVRELGFEMKAQPSEKMKTPEELAREEREKLQKLEADRLRRMMGDEVGEGAQSQIHMSADDLNDGFILDKDDKKILSYQDGKWNLGEESDEDRDVDEEEGEIGEEEESEAEEQDDEDEDNEDDEEEGEEGSSEEEEEEDGHSDLDSEQESEDEEREQEDKEPSAKPKKSLSKEELKAQQDAAKAELPYTFTAPESYTDLKDLLSGHTPDNQRLIVARTQKSNHPSLAVGNKLKLQKLFGFLLEYIGELTTRSPPDLTTVDKLIPELYALCQMFPEVACKAMQSILGDAGHSMEEVIEVKGHVAFPALDMLVYLKVTALLFPTSDFRHPVTTPALLYMSQTLTKCPVRSLQDVMSGLVLCCLAVEYVSFSKRFLPELINFLAGTLHLAVQDKASLGYTVVPPFRPSGKNSDLLVLSDSESCKSWSKKDLPLSAVQHLELKNDLDRDHHRLMCLFTCLDLVKRCCLLYKDLKCFPQIFQPIRTLLSKHLSAQTLPEPFQELHSEILEAISSAPVTHSTLVFEKKKPIPLKLLTPKIVEVLDYGKKRGSSREEKERERLKHKYKKEFKGALREIRKDSRFLAREKLNEVMNRDAERKRKVKELFGSLATQEGEWKALKRKKRK